In one Roseburia intestinalis L1-82 genomic region, the following are encoded:
- the nrdG gene encoding anaerobic ribonucleoside-triphosphate reductase activating protein, which produces MNYAQIKPCSIENGTGVRVSLFVSGCRHHCKECFNEETWDFSYGKPFTKTTEDEIVQALAPSYIAGLTLLGGDPGEPENQQGLLPLLQRIKKELPDKNIWAYSGYLYEDFLPGGKVYCEASEPFLSMIDVMVDGPFILEKKDISLNFRGSSNQRIIDVPETRKNQEIVLLME; this is translated from the coding sequence GAGAATGGCACGGGCGTGAGGGTGTCTTTGTTTGTGTCCGGATGCAGACATCACTGCAAAGAGTGTTTTAATGAGGAAACATGGGATTTTTCTTATGGTAAGCCTTTTACAAAAACGACGGAGGATGAGATCGTGCAGGCGTTAGCGCCGTCCTATATTGCAGGGCTGACGCTGCTTGGCGGAGATCCGGGTGAGCCGGAGAATCAGCAGGGACTGCTTCCTCTGTTACAGAGAATAAAAAAAGAATTGCCGGATAAAAATATCTGGGCATACAGTGGATATCTGTATGAGGATTTCCTTCCGGGAGGAAAGGTGTATTGTGAGGCGTCAGAGCCCTTCCTGTCAATGATCGATGTTATGGTGGATGGACCTTTTATTTTAGAAAAAAAGGATATTTCCCTGAATTTCAGAGGATCTTCGAACCAGAGAATCATTGATGTACCCGAAACGCGAAAGAACCAGGAAATCGTATTACTGATGGAATAA
- the fliB gene encoding flagellin lysine-N-methylase — protein sequence MVFRVPSYYKNFRCIADKCPDNCCRGWEIDIDEDTLDYYKDLKGPMAEKIRASISEDGSFVLNEEGWCPLLNEKGLCEVCLTLGEDSLSEVCTEYPRFTTEYPKTREKVLCLSCGEVGRIVFSDTEQIGFDEQILSEDYDEYEWEDGDDELAEKLESVRSHAIGLLQDRSRPIAERIAVYLNYCCQMQKELFETVPKEEEPEKISLYEAFLQRLSQYEELESIGDAWSGMEEELKAFYHEENYEKTHRAFMEAQMENEYQYEHLMVYYTFRYFMRAFYDNNLLEKAQFAVASFLMVRDMDVMVWMKNGQKFDLQDRIETTKVYAKEVEHSEENIEMLGESFLFEDVFSVKGLLAQIM from the coding sequence ATGGTTTTTAGAGTGCCTTCATATTATAAGAATTTTCGGTGTATTGCGGACAAATGTCCGGATAATTGCTGCAGAGGATGGGAAATTGATATTGACGAAGATACCCTGGATTATTATAAAGATCTGAAAGGACCGATGGCAGAAAAAATCCGTGCGTCGATCAGCGAGGATGGAAGTTTTGTATTGAATGAAGAGGGATGGTGCCCGCTTCTGAATGAGAAAGGACTCTGTGAGGTGTGTCTGACTTTAGGGGAGGATTCGCTTTCAGAAGTATGCACAGAGTATCCGAGGTTTACAACGGAGTATCCGAAAACAAGAGAAAAAGTTTTATGTCTATCCTGTGGAGAGGTTGGAAGAATTGTCTTTTCAGATACAGAACAGATCGGATTTGATGAGCAGATCCTCTCGGAGGACTATGATGAATATGAGTGGGAAGATGGCGATGATGAGCTTGCAGAAAAACTCGAATCAGTAAGGTCGCATGCAATCGGACTGCTTCAGGATCGCAGCCGCCCGATTGCAGAGCGTATCGCGGTGTATCTGAATTACTGCTGTCAGATGCAGAAAGAATTATTTGAGACAGTACCCAAAGAGGAGGAACCGGAAAAAATCAGCCTGTATGAGGCATTTCTACAGCGGCTGTCCCAATACGAGGAGCTTGAATCCATCGGTGATGCATGGTCTGGGATGGAAGAAGAGCTGAAAGCTTTTTATCATGAAGAAAATTATGAAAAGACACATCGTGCTTTCATGGAAGCGCAGATGGAAAATGAATATCAGTATGAACATCTGATGGTATATTATACTTTCCGCTATTTTATGAGGGCATTCTACGATAATAATCTGCTTGAAAAAGCTCAGTTTGCAGTTGCCTCATTTTTGATGGTGCGTGATATGGATGTTATGGTCTGGATGAAAAACGGACAGAAATTTGATTTACAGGATCGCATAGAAACAACGAAAGTTTACGCAAAAGAAGTGGAACATTCGGAAGAAAATATTGAAATGTTAGGGGAATCATTTTTGTTTGAAGATGTATTTTCCGTAAAAGGTCTGCTTGCACAGATTATGTAA
- a CDS encoding peptidoglycan recognition protein family protein yields MEQGEAVRRREAEKRKNEARRRRQKKRKRQQMFARSVMVLTGAVFVGVILYGGWRLSHRTAQAQEEIVAEETKYIADRPDFSVELLDYNEYSRPGTALEKVNGIVVHYTANPGTTAQQNRDYFEGLAQSGETHASSHFVIGISGEIIQCIPCNEIAYASNERNADTISIECCIPDDTGKFTDATYGSLVHLVTWLMGRYDLTTDNVIRHYDVTGKACPKYYVENEAAWEQFKSDLVDYIETNGIAKTEEIQ; encoded by the coding sequence ATGGAACAGGGAGAAGCAGTCCGCAGACGTGAAGCGGAAAAGAGGAAAAACGAAGCGAGAAGAAGAAGACAGAAAAAGCGGAAAAGGCAGCAGATGTTTGCGCGCAGTGTGATGGTTCTGACAGGAGCTGTATTTGTGGGCGTTATTTTGTATGGGGGATGGCGTCTGTCCCACAGGACGGCACAGGCGCAGGAAGAGATCGTGGCAGAGGAAACGAAATATATTGCAGACCGCCCGGATTTTTCTGTGGAGCTTTTAGACTACAATGAATATTCAAGACCGGGAACGGCACTGGAAAAAGTAAACGGGATCGTCGTGCATTATACGGCAAATCCGGGAACAACGGCACAGCAGAACCGGGATTATTTTGAAGGACTGGCACAATCCGGGGAGACACATGCAAGCAGCCATTTTGTCATCGGAATCAGTGGGGAGATCATCCAATGCATTCCATGCAATGAAATCGCATATGCTTCGAATGAGAGAAATGCCGATACGATTTCCATAGAGTGCTGTATTCCGGATGATACGGGGAAATTTACGGATGCGACTTATGGATCGCTGGTTCATCTGGTGACATGGCTGATGGGACGTTATGATCTGACTACGGATAATGTGATAAGACATTATGATGTAACAGGAAAGGCATGTCCGAAATATTATGTGGAAAATGAGGCTGCATGGGAGCAGTTTAAGTCGGATCTTGTCGATTACATAGAGACCAACGGTATTGCAAAAACAGAGGAAATACAGTAA
- a CDS encoding TRM11 family SAM-dependent methyltransferase, with translation MIEKYYEALQKRENLRENLVGLRAQIKDEAAKEQFVSMIGDGGLLLELLEEEDPKVRKNVAMILGELEWMGAADALVTAYEREQTLFVKSTYLKALAYLDITAYQERFKTRMEELLSYTPAAEEKKHIDEEVRALSRLLEKAEESTGHTFTGFKNPHEMLLLTGHARTDVTLKEIGVLPADIRRKTAKHPLGVAVYTKDVRAMANLRTYRELLFPIRLKQEAEQAEVLADEVWQSGIGDFLKECHKQGTPFRFRVEIRADMENDKRASFAKKFAIQLERVSARWLINSTGDYETEIRLIKKKDGSFAPFLKLYTIPMRRFSYRKNVVAASIHPSLAAMLVSLAKPYLKENAQILDPFCGVGTMLIERDIAQPAREKYGIDIFGPAIEGARENASLAGEKINFIHRDYFDFKHDYLFDEIITNMPVRGRQSRGEMDALYASFFEKSKEILTPGGVMIFYSNEEGMVKKHLRLHSEYRLIQEFVISEKRHFSLYIVGIKG, from the coding sequence ATGATAGAGAAATATTACGAAGCATTACAAAAAAGAGAAAACCTCCGCGAAAACCTTGTTGGGCTGCGTGCCCAGATCAAAGATGAGGCGGCAAAAGAGCAATTTGTATCGATGATCGGGGATGGCGGATTGCTGTTAGAATTATTAGAGGAAGAAGATCCAAAGGTGCGCAAAAATGTGGCGATGATCCTTGGGGAACTGGAATGGATGGGGGCTGCAGATGCACTTGTTACGGCATATGAAAGGGAGCAGACTCTTTTTGTAAAAAGCACGTATTTAAAGGCACTTGCTTATCTTGACATTACGGCATATCAGGAACGGTTCAAAACGAGAATGGAAGAACTTCTTTCTTATACCCCGGCAGCAGAAGAAAAAAAGCATATTGATGAGGAAGTCCGCGCACTTAGCAGACTGTTGGAAAAGGCAGAAGAAAGCACAGGCCACACTTTTACGGGATTTAAAAACCCGCATGAGATGCTGCTGCTGACGGGACATGCGCGTACGGATGTGACATTAAAGGAAATCGGGGTACTTCCGGCGGATATCCGGAGAAAAACGGCGAAACATCCGCTTGGAGTGGCAGTGTATACAAAGGATGTACGCGCTATGGCGAACCTTAGAACTTACCGTGAACTATTGTTTCCAATTCGTTTAAAACAGGAAGCAGAACAGGCAGAAGTGCTGGCGGATGAGGTGTGGCAGAGCGGTATTGGGGATTTCTTAAAGGAGTGTCATAAGCAGGGTACGCCGTTTCGGTTCCGCGTGGAGATCCGGGCTGATATGGAGAATGACAAAAGAGCTTCTTTTGCGAAAAAGTTTGCGATACAGTTAGAGCGTGTGTCGGCGAGATGGCTGATCAATTCGACCGGTGATTATGAGACAGAGATTCGTCTGATAAAGAAAAAAGATGGAAGTTTTGCACCATTTTTAAAATTGTATACCATTCCGATGCGACGTTTTTCCTACCGGAAAAATGTGGTGGCGGCATCTATCCATCCATCACTTGCAGCGATGCTTGTATCGCTGGCAAAACCCTATCTGAAAGAGAACGCACAGATTTTAGATCCGTTTTGCGGAGTCGGCACGATGCTTATTGAGAGGGACATTGCACAACCGGCAAGAGAAAAGTACGGAATCGATATTTTTGGACCGGCGATCGAAGGCGCAAGGGAGAATGCCTCATTAGCAGGGGAAAAGATCAATTTTATCCATAGAGATTATTTTGATTTTAAACACGATTATCTGTTTGATGAGATTATTACCAATATGCCGGTGAGGGGCAGACAGTCGCGCGGTGAGATGGATGCACTTTATGCTTCCTTTTTCGAAAAATCAAAAGAAATCTTAACACCGGGTGGAGTAATGATTTTTTATTCGAATGAAGAAGGCATGGTAAAGAAACATCTTCGTTTACATTCAGAATACAGGCTGATACAGGAATTTGTGATTTCGGAAAAGCGTCATTTTAGTCTGTATATCGTTGGAATAAAGGGGTAG
- a CDS encoding putative bifunctional diguanylate cyclase/phosphodiesterase produces MAFLSRKKEEDALKSEQILLDATLMQNLQDRFCDANNLYLRCLDKNRTEVTKTYGSKEELEYLGSVIDMDRHIGLLERLLNSRIESVIEEDCGADGIRMCGVAVKVSGEVSAIWIVTGVMEDAGCDVPDYIMRTTPERYYKSIEFLETLSKQMFAVKLEELLAQEAFLKSRESEIQMETELKRNEAMTAIVRMLESEEGFDKIVHDILKEACEYLGISAAVLFRENIDGTTVNMISEYCSAGRESRMEASQNISKEELPFFNGKPYMISADSMMPEAFRRMFEVQKMKAGLFLPIDVSGKTGMYVCFCEDEKERIWDGGEIKFVNDVRRIIQTILVKRIAKNSLASSYASLEAILENVGCGIYVMDTQENTILYTNQHFRKAFGEDVRSAGIEECLRQGAQSEDSLYFREVYSKEENRWFDLHSTRINWVDGRKVLLCTIYDVTDKKLYQQKIERQANNDFLTGLYNRMRCEQDLERYIRQTKEFGGEGALLYIDLDDFKHINDGLGHQYGDVLLKNISGSLQRIPGVENNCYRMGGDEFIIILAHHHMAMLQQILDEIKALFTKPWMLKGTDYYCTMSMGVVRFPADGDTVEELIKKADIALYSAKCAGKNRIEFYDDNVESTSYKRLDLEKNMRNATRNAFSEFEVYFQPIVNITKEGNPCAGAEALIRWNSGELGLIPPADFIPLAEYLGLINPIGEFVLREACIHCKYWNDMGHPEYKVNVNLSVVQLLQNDIVERIAHVIEETRITPQNLTLEVTESLAVNDMSRMKRILADIRHLGVRVALDDFGTGYSSLNHIREMPIDVIKIDRCFIIDIGKDDFSNAFVKMVGELATAIHVNVCVEGVETKEQLDALVGSKVQLIQGFYFGKPMKAEMFERQYL; encoded by the coding sequence ATGGCATTTTTGAGCAGGAAGAAGGAAGAGGATGCTTTGAAATCAGAACAGATACTTTTGGATGCAACACTGATGCAGAATCTGCAGGATCGGTTTTGCGACGCAAATAACCTGTATTTAAGATGTCTTGACAAAAATCGCACGGAAGTAACGAAGACATATGGTTCAAAGGAAGAACTTGAGTATCTGGGCAGTGTGATCGACATGGACAGACATATCGGACTGTTAGAGAGGCTGTTAAACAGCAGGATCGAAAGTGTGATCGAAGAGGATTGTGGGGCAGACGGGATCCGGATGTGTGGAGTGGCAGTAAAGGTAAGTGGAGAGGTGTCTGCGATCTGGATCGTGACCGGCGTTATGGAAGATGCCGGCTGCGATGTGCCGGATTATATTATGCGGACAACACCGGAACGCTATTATAAGTCGATCGAGTTTTTAGAGACGCTGTCAAAGCAGATGTTTGCCGTCAAATTAGAAGAACTTTTGGCGCAGGAGGCATTTTTAAAGAGCCGGGAGTCGGAAATACAGATGGAGACGGAATTAAAACGCAATGAGGCGATGACGGCAATCGTCCGTATGCTCGAGTCGGAGGAGGGTTTTGATAAGATTGTTCATGATATCTTAAAAGAAGCATGTGAGTATCTTGGAATTTCAGCGGCTGTTTTATTCCGGGAAAATATAGACGGCACGACGGTCAACATGATCAGCGAGTATTGTTCTGCGGGAAGAGAATCACGGATGGAGGCATCACAGAACATTTCAAAAGAAGAACTGCCATTTTTTAATGGAAAACCATATATGATTTCGGCAGATTCAATGATGCCGGAAGCGTTCCGCAGAATGTTTGAAGTACAGAAGATGAAAGCCGGGTTATTCCTTCCAATCGACGTCAGCGGGAAAACGGGAATGTACGTCTGCTTTTGCGAGGATGAAAAAGAGCGCATCTGGGACGGCGGAGAAATCAAGTTTGTCAATGATGTCCGAAGAATCATACAGACGATTCTGGTAAAACGCATTGCAAAAAATTCACTTGCCAGTTCGTATGCATCGTTAGAAGCAATCCTTGAAAATGTGGGATGTGGGATCTATGTGATGGATACACAGGAAAATACGATCCTGTATACAAACCAGCACTTTCGTAAAGCATTTGGGGAAGATGTGCGAAGTGCAGGTATTGAGGAATGTTTAAGACAGGGAGCGCAATCGGAGGACAGCCTGTATTTCAGGGAGGTTTATTCGAAAGAAGAAAACCGCTGGTTTGATCTGCACAGTACAAGGATTAACTGGGTGGATGGAAGAAAGGTCCTTTTGTGTACCATTTATGATGTGACAGACAAAAAGCTGTATCAGCAGAAGATTGAGCGTCAGGCAAACAATGATTTCCTGACCGGATTGTATAACCGGATGCGCTGTGAACAGGATTTAGAGCGTTATATCCGTCAGACGAAGGAGTTTGGCGGTGAGGGAGCGCTGCTTTACATCGATCTGGATGATTTTAAACATATCAATGACGGACTCGGTCATCAGTATGGAGATGTGCTGCTTAAGAATATTTCCGGCAGTCTGCAGAGAATTCCCGGTGTGGAGAATAACTGTTACCGTATGGGTGGTGATGAGTTCATTATCATATTGGCGCATCATCATATGGCGATGCTCCAGCAGATCTTAGATGAGATCAAGGCGCTGTTCACGAAACCGTGGATGCTAAAAGGGACGGATTATTACTGTACGATGAGTATGGGAGTCGTTCGCTTCCCGGCAGACGGGGATACGGTGGAAGAATTGATCAAGAAAGCCGATATTGCACTTTATTCTGCAAAATGTGCAGGAAAGAACCGTATCGAGTTTTATGATGACAACGTGGAGTCCACCTCTTACAAACGGCTTGACCTTGAAAAAAACATGCGCAATGCCACACGAAATGCTTTCAGTGAATTTGAGGTATATTTCCAGCCGATTGTAAATATTACAAAAGAGGGAAATCCATGTGCCGGTGCGGAGGCACTGATCCGCTGGAATTCCGGCGAACTCGGTCTGATCCCGCCGGCAGATTTCATTCCGCTTGCAGAGTATTTAGGCCTGATCAATCCGATCGGAGAATTCGTCCTGCGGGAGGCATGTATCCACTGCAAATACTGGAATGATATGGGACACCCGGAGTATAAGGTGAATGTCAATCTGTCTGTCGTACAGCTTTTACAGAACGATATTGTGGAGCGGATTGCGCATGTGATCGAGGAGACGAGGATCACCCCACAGAATCTGACTCTGGAAGTGACGGAAAGTCTTGCAGTCAACGATATGAGCCGCATGAAACGGATCCTTGCGGATATCAGGCATCTTGGTGTGCGTGTTGCTCTCGATGATTTCGGTACGGGATATTCATCTTTAAACCATATCAGGGAGATGCCGATCGATGTCATAAAAATCGACCGCTGCTTTATCATTGATATCGGAAAAGATGATTTCTCCAATGCATTTGTAAAAATGGTCGGAGAACTTGCAACAGCGATCCATGTGAATGTCTGCGTGGAAGGTGTGGAAACAAAAGAACAGTTAGATGCACTGGTGGGGTCAAAGGTTCAGCTGATCCAGGGGTTTTATTTTGGAAAGCCGATGAAGGCGGAGATGTTTGAAAGACAGTACCTGTAA
- a CDS encoding nucleotidyltransferase family protein, whose protein sequence is MITLNDYLYSGDTVFRILKKYSEDLKRAAEENQSEVDLLHYYFLLQIMELLEHNDFLTAQSQKIREFYQYMAKQYPYLSFTFKGRIKSLIRAEAKFNGYIVAYVYDYYLKNHAYPPVDELKERLTRFRDLIAYRIVISMPKCHVRDEREREQEEIRHLYEIANKLKVFLEERGFTVEPAGGVKLSDSPLLNEDVRPYYRDYIVNEESDGYRSLHITFFDNSAHCYVEMQLRTKTMDDIAEIGPANHLGYEKKQERERARRDVIPVGECIYFDEAYERGMKLQQLELSKLDVNMFAAIDNSLINDGCGLYRGRLILPYEHLSRFQND, encoded by the coding sequence ATGATTACGTTAAATGATTATCTTTATTCCGGAGATACGGTATTCCGGATTTTAAAAAAATATTCAGAAGATCTAAAACGTGCGGCAGAGGAAAATCAGAGTGAAGTGGATTTGTTACATTATTATTTTCTGCTGCAGATCATGGAGTTGTTAGAGCATAATGATTTCCTGACAGCACAATCACAGAAAATCCGGGAGTTTTATCAGTATATGGCAAAACAGTATCCGTATCTTTCTTTTACATTTAAAGGGCGGATCAAATCGCTGATCCGTGCGGAGGCAAAATTTAACGGCTATATTGTGGCGTATGTGTATGATTATTATCTGAAAAATCACGCATATCCGCCCGTGGACGAATTAAAAGAGCGGCTGACCCGTTTCAGGGATCTGATCGCTTACCGCATTGTGATATCCATGCCCAAATGTCATGTGAGAGATGAAAGGGAAAGAGAACAGGAAGAAATCAGGCATTTATATGAAATTGCAAACAAACTGAAGGTGTTTTTGGAGGAGCGGGGGTTTACAGTGGAACCGGCAGGAGGCGTAAAACTGAGTGATTCCCCGTTACTGAATGAAGATGTGCGGCCATATTACAGAGATTATATCGTGAACGAAGAATCCGATGGATACCGGTCACTGCATATTACCTTTTTTGATAACAGTGCACATTGTTATGTGGAGATGCAGCTTCGGACAAAAACGATGGATGATATCGCGGAGATCGGGCCTGCGAACCATCTGGGATATGAGAAAAAGCAGGAGCGTGAGCGTGCAAGACGTGATGTTATTCCGGTGGGAGAATGCATTTATTTTGATGAGGCATATGAAAGAGGAATGAAACTGCAGCAGCTTGAACTGTCAAAGCTGGATGTGAATATGTTCGCAGCGATTGACAACAGTCTGATCAATGATGGCTGTGGGCTTTATCGTGGCAGACTGATCCTGCCGTACGAGCACTTATCACGTTTTCAGAATGATTAA
- a CDS encoding deoxyguanosinetriphosphate triphosphohydrolase, whose translation MSIREDIERMECETLSPYATLSIHSRGRDDPEEQCDIRPVFQRDRDRILHCKAFRRLKNKTQVFLTPKGDHYRTRLSHTLEVSQNARTIAKALRLNEDLVEAIALGHDLGHTPFGHAGEFVLNGLCDESFHHNEQSVRIVEKLEKDGKGLNLTWEVRDGILNHQTRLMPHTLEGKIVRLSDKIAYINHDIDDAIRAQILTEENIPLELRKTLGFSTRQRLNTLIHNIISNSVGKDDIIMSEEVEQAMIELRKFMFDHVYKNPVAKGEETKAKAMIEQLFFYYMEHIELLPEKYLRMRDAGETDQRIICDYISGMTDQYAITKFSEYFMPQAWQVDGY comes from the coding sequence ATGTCGATACGGGAAGATATTGAACGAATGGAATGTGAGACTTTAAGTCCGTATGCTACGCTCAGTATACATTCAAGAGGACGTGATGATCCGGAGGAGCAGTGTGATATAAGACCTGTATTCCAGCGTGACAGAGACCGGATTTTACACTGTAAGGCATTTCGCCGGTTGAAAAATAAAACACAGGTGTTTCTGACACCCAAAGGGGATCATTACAGAACCAGGCTTTCCCATACATTAGAGGTGTCACAGAATGCGCGCACGATCGCAAAGGCACTGCGGCTCAATGAAGATCTTGTTGAGGCGATCGCCTTAGGGCACGATCTGGGGCATACACCGTTTGGGCATGCGGGAGAGTTTGTGTTAAACGGACTTTGTGATGAGAGCTTCCATCACAATGAACAGAGCGTGAGAATTGTGGAGAAGTTAGAAAAAGACGGTAAGGGACTGAACCTGACCTGGGAGGTAAGAGACGGTATCTTAAACCACCAGACAAGGCTGATGCCGCATACCTTAGAGGGAAAGATCGTCCGCCTGTCGGATAAGATCGCCTATATCAACCACGATATTGACGATGCGATCAGGGCACAGATACTGACAGAGGAAAACATCCCATTAGAGCTTCGAAAAACACTGGGATTTTCGACAAGACAGCGTTTAAACACCCTGATACATAACATCATCAGCAACAGCGTTGGAAAAGATGATATCATCATGTCAGAGGAAGTGGAACAGGCGATGATCGAACTGCGCAAATTCATGTTCGATCATGTCTACAAAAATCCTGTGGCAAAAGGGGAAGAGACAAAGGCAAAAGCAATGATCGAGCAGTTGTTCTTCTATTATATGGAACATATCGAGCTTCTCCCTGAGAAATATCTGCGCATGCGTGATGCCGGTGAAACAGACCAGCGTATCATCTGCGATTACATTTCAGGCATGACAGATCAGTACGCGATCACGAAATTCAGTGAATATTTTATGCCGCAGGCATGGCAGGTAGATGGTTATTAG
- the dnaG gene encoding DNA primase has protein sequence MPYYSDDIIEEVRSRNDIVDVISQYVRLSKKGSTYFGLCPFHNEKTGSFSVSPNKQMYYCFGCGAGGNVFTFLMEYENFTFGEAMEALADRAGVELPKQEYTSAQRQEADKRARLLEINKEAAKYFYMLLRGERGARALSYFRKRELSDETMQKFGLGYSDQYSDDLYRYLRKKGYEDDILKESGLVSIDERRGGYDKFWNRAMFPIMDVHNKVIGFGGRVMGDGEPKYLNSPETKIFDKSRNLYGLNFARSTKKPQLLLCEGYMDVIALHQAGFDNAVASLGTALTSGHANLLKRYTKNVYLTYDSDGAGVKAALRAIPILKEVGITTKVINMKPYKDPDEFIKALGAEEYQKRIDTAENSFMFEIRILEQQYDMHDPESKTKFYNAVAEKLCTFGEKLERDNYIAAVADKYMIGIEDLRRLVNQYGAKIGMAAGGAPPVRERSELRREQGSEKKKENGMIQSQKLLLTWLIEHTGLFPKIEKYISPEDFTEEIYHKAAEILYEQYRNTGTVNPAKIVSMFQNEEEQREIAGLFHATIRGVETEGDKENGGYSKETFEKALKETIVRVKQNSIEYHLKNMAPTDMAALQRSVADKKALEELEKVHISID, from the coding sequence ATGCCGTATTATTCTGATGACATCATAGAAGAAGTGCGTTCCAGGAATGACATTGTTGATGTGATTTCCCAATATGTGCGTCTTTCAAAAAAGGGCAGTACCTATTTTGGACTCTGCCCGTTCCATAATGAAAAAACAGGCTCCTTTTCCGTGTCGCCGAACAAGCAGATGTATTACTGCTTCGGATGCGGCGCGGGTGGAAATGTATTTACGTTTCTGATGGAGTATGAAAACTTTACATTCGGCGAGGCGATGGAAGCGTTAGCCGACCGTGCCGGTGTGGAATTGCCGAAACAGGAATACACCAGCGCACAGAGGCAGGAAGCAGACAAACGAGCAAGACTGCTTGAAATTAATAAAGAAGCAGCAAAGTATTTTTACATGCTGCTGCGTGGGGAGAGAGGTGCGCGTGCGCTTTCCTATTTCCGAAAACGGGAACTGTCAGATGAGACCATGCAGAAATTCGGTCTCGGCTATTCCGATCAGTACAGCGATGATCTTTACCGGTATCTTCGGAAAAAAGGATATGAGGATGACATCTTAAAAGAATCCGGTTTGGTCAGCATCGATGAGAGGCGCGGCGGGTACGATAAATTCTGGAACCGGGCGATGTTCCCGATCATGGATGTCCACAACAAAGTCATCGGTTTTGGAGGACGTGTCATGGGGGATGGCGAGCCGAAATATCTGAACTCACCGGAGACAAAGATCTTTGATAAGAGCCGGAATCTCTATGGATTAAATTTTGCAAGGAGCACCAAGAAACCACAGCTTCTTCTGTGTGAGGGTTATATGGATGTGATCGCCCTGCATCAGGCAGGGTTTGACAACGCGGTTGCATCTTTAGGAACGGCGCTCACAAGTGGACATGCCAACCTGTTAAAGCGGTACACAAAGAATGTTTATCTGACCTATGACAGTGATGGTGCAGGTGTGAAGGCGGCACTTCGTGCAATTCCGATTTTAAAAGAAGTAGGAATCACCACGAAGGTCATCAATATGAAGCCTTATAAGGATCCGGATGAGTTTATCAAGGCGCTCGGTGCAGAGGAATACCAGAAACGGATCGATACGGCGGAAAACAGTTTTATGTTTGAGATCCGTATCTTAGAGCAGCAGTATGATATGCATGATCCCGAGAGCAAGACAAAGTTTTACAATGCAGTTGCAGAAAAACTCTGCACGTTCGGAGAAAAATTAGAGCGTGATAATTATATTGCTGCGGTAGCAGATAAGTATATGATCGGTATCGAAGATCTGCGCAGGCTGGTCAACCAGTATGGTGCAAAGATCGGCATGGCGGCAGGCGGAGCACCTCCTGTGCGTGAAAGATCGGAACTCCGGAGAGAACAGGGCAGCGAAAAGAAAAAAGAAAACGGTATGATACAGTCACAGAAGCTGCTTTTGACCTGGCTGATCGAACATACCGGACTGTTCCCTAAGATTGAGAAATATATTTCGCCGGAAGATTTCACAGAAGAAATTTATCACAAAGCGGCGGAAATATTATATGAACAGTATCGGAATACCGGTACTGTCAACCCGGCAAAAATTGTCAGTATGTTTCAAAATGAAGAAGAACAGCGCGAGATCGCAGGTCTTTTTCATGCCACGATCCGCGGCGTAGAGACAGAAGGAGACAAAGAAAATGGTGGGTATTCCAAAGAAACGTTTGAAAAAGCATTAAAAGAAACTATTGTCCGGGTAAAACAAAACAGCATTGAGTATCACCTGAAGAACATGGCACCGACCGATATGGCGGCGCTGCAACGGTCAGTGGCGGATAAGAAGGCACTTGAAGAATTAGAGAAAGTGCATATTTCCATTGATTAA